The Brassica napus cultivar Da-Ae chromosome A2 unlocalized genomic scaffold, Da-Ae chrA02_Random_38, whole genome shotgun sequence nucleotide sequence AAGCTCAGACCAGTTGGTGAGCAGTGTTGCAGGCGACTGGCATCTTAGCAGCACCTCCTTCCAGACTTCATGACTGTACTCGCATGCCAACATGAGATGGTCTCTGGTTTCATCACACCTTGAACAGAATCCACATTTCGGAGAAATAAGCATTCCCCATCCTGCAAGTCTAGCTCTTGTTGGGAGCCTGTCGTAATTCGCCACCCCACATGGTGAATCCTTGCTTTGGTATAGCTCCCTTGAACCATACCACATCTACCCAATCCTTCTTTTCCTGTCGCGGTCGCAGCACCTCCCACGTGCTAGATGACCTGAAATCACGCATAGGAGAATCACCAGCAATCCAATCCAATATATCATGAACATCAGGGGACAAAGGAAGTGTTATAGTAGTTAAAAAGCATGTAAATCAACTTCCTGCTGGGATCTTGGATGTGGTAATGACCATGTAGTTCCTAAGATGGCATCAGCCACCATAGCGTCCTCTCTGATGCGCAAGGCACGAGGCCCAGCCCGTCCCATTACCGTGGAGAGCTGACCTAAAGGAGTCCAAACATCATACCAAAAGCTAGTAGATAAACCATTTCCTACAGTCATT carries:
- the LOC125594064 gene encoding uncharacterized protein LOC125594064 gives rise to the protein MWYGSRELYQSKDSPCGVANYDRLPTRARLAGWGMLISPKCGFCSRCDETRDHLMLACEYSHEVWKEVLLRCQSPATLLTNWSELLSWIRSSPCKKLTLLRKLASQTTVFHLWKQRNNLMHNQIAISPESVFYAIDKDLRNIISARRRSSKHFHSLMLMWLR